ACAACTTCATCGCATCCAACTTTGCCTGATCATTCATCTTAATGTATTTCTGGAAAGATTTAAGATCCTTGTGTCCGGTTATAGATTGAATCAAAGGTATCGGAATACCTTTCGCAATTGAAATTGTAATGAATGTCCTTCTACCTACATGTGAACTCAATAGCTCATACCTTGGCACCACTTCTTCAATCCTCTTTCCACCCTGAAATCTTACTACGACTTGTTCTTGATCCAATCCCACAATTTTGCCAATTTCCTTAATTCCCATATTAAGCCTCTGTTGAGATAGACGTGGCAAGGAGTTCTCATACTTATTCAAAATTGCCTTTGCATGTTGATTCAAAGGAATTCCATTATCCATACTTGTTTTAATAATATTCAACTTTAAAAAGTCACCTTGGATATTTGCTGGTTTTAGATTCTGCACATCTGACTCTCTCAAGCCAGTAAAGCAACAAAATGAAAACAAATCTCTTACTCTATTGAGGCGAGCGTTACCTCCAAAGTCATATTTGTAAATAGACATCAACTCATCTTCTGTCAAAGCAATTTTGGTTGCAGGCTTTTCGGTAAGCATCTGAAAACTTGCCAGCTTAGAAACATCAAATGCACCATGATTGCCACAAAACTTTAAAAAAGTCTTTAAGGTTTTCAGTCTCTTATTGACCGTACTATTGGATTGAAGCTTTTCAGTAATAAGCCAATTTTTGAACCTATTATAAAAATCATAATCGATCTCAGACAATTGGAAATCTTTCCTTTTACAAAAATTCAAGATTTGATTTTTCATTACCTTGTAATGCTTGAGAGTAGAGTTCCTAAATTCAAGATTTTGACTTTCATAAAACTTAGCAAACCAGTAGTCAAATCCCAACTCCTCAACTTTATCCGCTTGAAGCAACTTACTCAAAGTGTCAAAACTCAATTCATTACCCTTTAAAGTTTCATCAATGATTATATCTTTTATCTGTTGATGCTTTTTATCGATGATCATGTTAAGCTTCACATGGTTATTATCACCAGGGCTCTTTTTGATTTTTTGTGTCTTAGCATCCCAAAGTTCAACTTTCGATTTTTGTCCAGTTGGATAGAGCTTAACCTTTCCGTTAATGCAAACTTGAACGTATATTGCTAGCTCATTTGCCCTACCTTTTTTGTCTGGTCTTAGTTTAACTTTAGTGCTTGCCATGAGATTTACATTATTTTATTTACAAAAGTAATGTAAAAATAAGTGTAAAAGTAAAATAGGTAAAAATAAGATATACCCCACCCTGTTCAAAACCATAACTTATTGATTATATGATATATTAAGTAATATATGGTAAAATGTAGTTAAGCATATAGTGACCTTGGCGGGGTCACTATTATAGAAGTTTATTAAACTTTAGATTAAAGGGCGGACGCCCAGTCGGGGACGCCCAGTCTTCGATTCTTCGCGGGGTCACTTTTTCTACTACGTTTTAATCTTTGCATCAAGGGCAGACGATTGTTCTTCGCTGGAACATTTTTCACCAAAATACTATTAAAAAAAGTATTGGTATAAGTAAGCTCAAGTACTTATGTGGAATAAATGGAACATGTAATAAGTTATTAATTTAAGTTTATGGCTCGGGCATGAAAACGATCTCAATTATTAGATGATGAAATCTCATTTGGTTATATTTAAGTAAAATAGAAATAACACTAATTCATATTTCGAAGAGGACAAGTAGGAAGTGTTTGATTTGCAGCGATATGCTACTGGGCAAAACCAATGCATTGTAAAATGATATGATTATGAACAAAATAGTAGAAAATGCTTTTGAAGCGGTGGCAGACATTCAGGATGGTGCTATACTCATGTTGGGTGGTTTCGGCTTAAGTGGAATTCCAGAAAACTGTATTTCTGCTTTGGTAGATAACAAAGTAAAGAACCTAACCTGTATTTCAAATAATGCTGGTGTTGATAATTTTGGAATTGGATTAATGCTTAAAGAAAAGCAAGTAAAAAAAATGATCTCTTCTTATGTAGGGGAAAACAAAGAATTTGAAAGACAACTACTTAGTGGAGAACTAGCAGTGGATCTCATTCCACAAGGAACACTCGCCGAGCGTATCAGAGCTGGAGGGGCAGGAATTCCTGCCTTTTTCACTCCTGCGGGTGTAGGGACAGAAGTAGCTGAAGGTAAAGAAATACGTGAGTTCAATGGTAAAAAGTATTTACTTGAAAATGGTCTAAAAGCTGACTTCTCTATTGTAAAAGCTTGGAAAGGCGATGTGGCAGGAAATCTTATCTTCCGAGGAACAGCCCAAAACTTCAATGGAATTATGCCAGCAGCAGGGAAAATATGTATTGCGGAAGTAGAAGTACTTGTTGCAGAAGGTGAACTCGACCCTGCAGAAATACATGTCCCAGGAGTTTATGTTCAACGAATTTTTCAAGGCAAAAACTATGAAAAGAGAATCGAACAAAGAACTGTTTCTCAACCAAATGGAAACGAAAGCACTCAAGAAGATTTGTTTAATGCTGGTGTAGGACTCACAAAGTTTGGTATTGCAAAACGAATTTCTCAAGAAATCAAAAATGGAAATTATGTCAACCTTGGAATTGGTATTCCGACTTTGGTGGCAAACTATATACCAGACGGAATGGACGTTGTTCTGCAATCCGAAAACGGATTATTAGGTATTGGCCCATTTCCTAAGGAAGAAGATGTAGATGCCGATTTTATCAATGCCGGTAAGCAAACCATCACACTTCAAGATGGGGCATCTTTATTTCACTCTGCCGAAAGTTTCGCAATGATTAGAGGTGAGCATATTGACCTTACCATCCTCGGAGCCATGGAGGTTTCTGAAGAAGGAGACATTGCAAACTGGAAAATTCCAGGGAAAATGGTAAAAGGGATGGGCGGTGCTATGGACTTGGTAGCCTCTGCAAAAAACATCATCGTTGCCATGCAGCAGGTAGATAAATATGGGAAGTCAAAACTTCTGCCAAAATGCAGCCTTCCGCTTACGGGCATCAATTGTATCAAAAAAGTAGTTACAGAGTTAGGGGTATATGAAATTAGTACTGAATCAGGATTTCATTTAATTGAAATCGCTCCTGGAATAAGTATTGAGCAAATCAAGGATGCAACAGCCGGAAAGTTAACAGTTGCTAAGAATCTAAAAGAGATCAAGTTTTAAAAGCGGCAAATTGTCTAAGTTATTGCCAAACGAGTTTCCAGCGTCGCCATTGTATTAAACAATCTCACTTACCTCCGAGATATAAAAACACTCAGAATGCTTTGTCATTCCTATCTTAGGGTAATAATCCACAGCTGCTGGAGCAGAAAGTAGTATCAACTTACCTTTCGGAATTGCCATCTTTGTTTGGCGTATAAGTTCTTTCCCAATCCCCTTTTTTTGAAAATCAACAGCTACAGCAAGGTCAGAAAGATAGGTGCAATAAACAAAATCCGAGATAGAGCGGGCCACCCCTACAAGTTTGCCGTCAATTCTGGCAGTTATAATCAATGCAGCATTTTCAACCATTCCTTTCATAGTTGCAGGATTATCGATTGGCCTTCGCTCGCCGAGTGTTGATTCATTTAAAACTGCACAAAACTCTTCAACACTAAGATTGTTTTCAACCTGATATTTCACCACTTTTGATATACTTTTTAACGAAAATAGCATTTCTATTTTGCAAAAAGTCTTTTTCCGATTCAATTCACTTGAACAAAATATACAAATGAAAAAGTACATTCTTATTTTTGCTGTTTTAACAGCTTGTACAACCAAATCAGATCAAATGTCCTATACTTGGCCAAATGCCACTGCCCCTATTGCAACCGAAAAAGAACACATCAGAACTATTCATGGGGAGTCTGTTCAAGATCCATATTATTGGATGTACGACTTTTTTGGAAAAGGTCCCGATAGCACTAATGTGATTAACTATTTGGAAGCCGAAAATGCATATTTAGACACCATGATGTCGGCGACGAATGATTTTCAAACAAAGCTTTACAAAGAAATGCGTGCACGAATCAAAGAAAAAGATGAGAGTGTACCATACCTTAAAAACGGCTATTACTACTATTCTCGCACTGATGAAGGCAAAGAGTACTTCAAATTCTGTCGCCGAAAAGGAAGCATGGAAGCTCCTGAAGAAATTTTGTTAGATGTAGATGCAATGGCTGAGGGTAAAGCATACTTCTCGGTATCTGGAATGGAAGTAAGCGAAGACAATAAACTCCTTGCTTTTGGGGTGGACGAAGTTTCTCGTAGACAATACACCATTCAAGTGAAAGACCTAAGTACAGGAAAACTATTAAGTGACAAAATCGCCAACACCGAGGGGGATCCTGTGTGGGCAAATGACAACAAAACAATTTTTTATACCTCCAAAAACCCAGTAACACTTTTATCTGAAAAGATTTATCGCCACACATTGGGTCAAGCAATTGCTAAGGATCAAATGGTGTATCAGGAAAATGACAAAAGTAATTATATTGGTGTGGGCAAAAGTAAAAATGGGAAGTGGATTTGGGTTTATTCCTTCGCCACACTTTCGTCTGAAATGAGATTTATAGATGCCGAAAAGCCCACTGCCGAATTCAAGGTTTTTCAACCAAGAATTAAAGATGTCTTATATGAAGTTTCGAGCTTAGAAGATCGCTTTTTGATTAAAACGAATGATGGTGGTGCGGAGAATTTCAAAATTATGGAATGCCCTCTAAATGCTACTGAAAAGGAAAACTGGAAAGAATATAATGCTCACGATCCTAAAGTACTAATCGAGAGTATTGAGGAGTTCAAAGACTTCATAGTAATACAACAAAGACAAAATGGTCTTACAGAGCTTAAAGTGAAAGCTCTCGATAGTAATGAAGAGCATACCGTTCCTTTTGATGAGGCAACTTACGATGCAGGCCTGAGCCAAAACAGAGAGTACAATTCCAGCCTTTTAAGATACCGATATACATCTTTGATTACGCCTAGCTCTACTTTCGACTACGACATGACGAGCAAAAAGAAGACCTTACTCAAACAACAAGAAGTTCTCGGAGGTTATGACAAATCACAATATCAGTCAGAAAGATTGTATGCAACTGCCAAGGATGGCACCAAAATCCCAATATCTATAGTCTACAAAAAAGGCTTTAAGAAAGACGGCAAATCTCCTGTTCTGGAATATGCTTATGGTTCTTACGGCTATAGCATGGATGCAAGTTTCAGCAGTACCAGATTAAGTTTGCTCGATCGTGGGTTTGCATTTGCAATCGCTCATATTCGTGGAGGACAAGAGATGGGACGTCAGTGGTATTTGGATGGGAAGCTCATGAAAAAAATGAACACCTTCACAGACTTCATTGATTGTGGTAAATTCCTTATTGACGAAGGTTACACCTCCGCAGAGCACCTTTACGCCAACGGTGGCTCGGCTGGTGGATTGCTTATGGGTGTTGTTGCCAATCTCGCACCTTCGCAATACTACGGTATCATAGCCGACGTACCTTTTGTGGACGTTATAAATACCATGTTAGACGAAAATATACCGCTCACAACCAATGAATACGACGAATGGGGAAATCCTAATCAGAAAGATGCTTACGATTATATGAAAAGCTATTCGCCGTACGAAAACATTGAGGCGAAAGACTACCCACACATGCTTGTAACTACAGGTTTGCACGACAGCCAAGTACAATACTTTGAGCCTGCAAAATGGGTTGCGAAACTAAGGGCAACAAAAACTGACAAAAATATCCTTTTGCTCAAAACCAACATGGAGTTTGGTCATGGGGGAGCATCCGGCAGGTTTGATTACCTAAAAGATATTGCTCTTAAATATGCATTTTTAGGTGCTTTGGAAGGAAGAATTGAGTAATTTTTGGGTCAAAAAATCGAAATCAAGTCGTCGAACTCCGTGAAAATCTGCGTAATCTGCGGGAGAGTTGTATTCTTTTTTCATCCCGCAGATCTCGCTGATTTATGCAGAAGCTAATTCGTTGATAAATTACAAAGTGAAAAAACTTTGGCGAGTTCCCTGAAAATCGGTCTTCGGAGAGTGAAATCTAAACTCGCTCCAATTTATAAGGGTAAACCTTCCCTGCATTCCATTGGCACACGTATAGGTTCTTGTCATTGTCCACGCATACATCGTGACAATGCTGGAAGATGGGTTTGTCTTGCATCATAAGTTGCAATTGACCGTTTTTATACTTTGGCTTTGACCCTCCAGGGTTGGAAATAACCTTATTATTTTTGTCCAAAATAGTTACAAATCCTCGATTGAGCTGAGCGTTGAAATTCCCTTCAATCATGCCAAAACAAACACCAGAGTAAATGTTTTCATCGTCCATGACAGGCCTACTAACAAATGCTCCTGGCAAATAAATGGTCTCCAAATACGCTCCTTCTAAGCTAAATCGCTTAAAAGCATTTTTCATTCTAGCAGTGCAAATTAAAGTTGGATTGGTAGGGTCACGATAGTCTATCGCAACGCCATGAGCTTGCTTAAACTTTGCATCTTGTAAGAAGCTATCACCTCCAAATTTAGAAATGAAATTACCTTTGGCATCATATCTTAAAATGTACTGCGAACCATACCCATCCGCTACATAAATGTCGCCATTGGGGCCAATGGCTGTTTCTGTAGGAATGAACTTCATATCACGACTGTATTCCTCAAACTCTTTGGGACTGGGAATGGATAAAATAGCTTTACCTTTTGTGGATGTTTTTAGTACTTTCCCACTTGCAGTGTCCGTAATGTACAAAAAATCTTCTCCGCCTTCATTGTGAATACTAAGTCCGTGAGCACCTTTTAAGCCTAGCGTCCATGAATCAAGTAGCATACCAGACTTATCGTAAATAAGGATATTATTTCTGGCCTCGTCTGTTAGCATGATTAGTCTACCAAGACTATCCTGCACCATTTCATGGCAATTATTGACTGGATATTTCCCTGAATCGAGTACTCCCCATTCTTTGTGCACACGATACCTAAAATCTCCATGACCAATGATTTCGTCATTTAGCTTTGGCTTGGCTTTTAAGATTTGAAAAGGTGAAACGGCTAGTAATCCTGCTGCTAATCCTGTAGTTTTTAAAAAGTCCCTTCTTGATTTCATATTTACTTCCTCAAGCCAACAAATCCCTAACAACATGTCCGTGAACATCGGTTAATCTAAACCTACGGCCTTGATGTTTAAAGGTCAATTGCACATGATCTACACCCAATAAATGCATGAGAGTTGCTTGAAAATCATGAACATGAACTCCTTTTTCGGCAACATTGTAGCTAAAGTCATCGGTTTTGCCATAAACAAGTCCCGATTTTACGCCTGCTCCGGCCATCCACATCGTAAATGCTCCTGGGTGGTGATCTCTTCCATAGTCTGTAGGTGTTAGTCTCCCTTGAGAGAAACTAGTTCTTCCAAACTCACCACCCCACACAACTAAAGTATCTTCCAAAAGTCCTCTTTGCTTGAGATCCTGAATTAATGCTGCATTTGCTTGATCCGTTTGCTTTGCCTGATTTTTCATACCGCCAGGTAAACCACCGTGGTGATCCCAGCCCATGTGGTACAATTGTATAAACTTTACATCTTTTTCGGCTAGTCTGCGTGCTTGAAGACAATTGGCTGCGTAAGTACCCGGAATTCGGGCATCTTCGCCATACATCTTATAAATATAGTCTGGCTCATCCTTTGTTGAAACAGCGTCTGGAACACTAGATTGCATTTTGTAAGCCATTTCGTATTGGCTTATTTTAGAATGAATTTCGGGATCACCCCAAATATCAAACTGATGTTCGTTCATCGACTTTATGAAATCCAACTGCTCTCTACGGTCTTCCTTATGAATTCCATATGGGTTTTGAAGGTAAAGCACGGGTTCATTACCAGCTCTAAACTGCACCCCTTGATGATGAGAAGGTAAAAAACCATTTCCCCATGCTGCTGAGCTGAGCGGCTGTGCTCCTCCTCCTTTTGAAATCATCACCACAAAACCAGGGAGGTTCTCATTATCGGAGCCCAATCCATAGCTTAACCAAGAACCAATTGACGGCCTTCCACTTTGTTGGGAACCTGTTTGCATCAACATCACTGCTGGTTCATGATTAATGGCATCAGTGTACATAGAGTTGACTATACATAGATCATCCACGATAGCACCCGTATGTGGAAATAGCTCCGACACCCAAGTACCATTTTGTCCATATTGGTTGAAATCGTAAATGCTCTTAACCAATGGAAAACTCGATTGACCAGCCACCATCCCTGAGTTTCGCTGTGTCTTTTTTATTGAATCGGGAATTTCTTGACCATGCCATTTGGCAAGTTCTGGTTTGTAGTCATAAGATTCCAGTTGTGAAGGCCCTCCACTTTGGAACAAATAAATTACCCTTTTTGCCTTGGCAGGAAAATGCCCTGAGTTCAATATTCCATCACTTGCTTTAGCCAACTTTTTCGCGTCCGCCGCACTGGACGAGGAGTGAAGCAAGCTGCCCAATGCCAAAGAACCAAATCCAAGCGAGGCCGTTTTTAAAAAACCTCGTCGCGATTCCATCAAGTTTAGCTTTCTTTTCAATTCTTCCATCAGCTACTAGTTTCTAGAATACCCTTCGGAGGTATTCAATAATCCGTTTATTGTAAGAGCCAAAGCCGCAGTTTTTGCGGGATCTAGGCTTTCATTTATTTTCAACTCACCAGTAGAAAGGTAGTCAATAGCATCTTTCTTTTTGGTCATGTATTTCTTTTCTTGCTGATCATAAAACGTGGTCAGCAAGCTGATTTCTTTAGCGTCTGGTTGTCGGCCAGTAGTTTCTCTAAAAGCTCTTATCAAGAATTTCTCTTTCTTGTTTTCAATGGTTAATAGCTTTTCTGCAAGTACTCTTGACGCTTCTATAATCTGTGGGTCATTGAGCAACACCAGGGCTTGTAAAGGCGTACTCGTATTTCTTCGTTTTACGGTACACACCGTACGATCAGAAGCATCAAATATCATCATACTCGGTGGAGGGGATGTTCGCTTCCACACCGTATAAAGGCTTCTTCTATAAAGCCCTTCTCCTGGTTCTTGCAGGTATTTGTACCTCCATGGCTTGTTTGATATTTCATCCCACAGACCCGCTGGCTGGTAAGGAAAAACACTTTCTCCTCCATTTTTATTGACCAGTAACCCACTTATTGACAATGCATTATCTCTAATCATTTCTGCCGAAAATCTAAAACTAGGACCACGAGCCAAAAGCTCATTTTGTGGGTCAATATCAATTAGTTCTTTTCGCACTTTGGAGTTTTGCTGAAAAGTCGCTGAACTCAATATAGTTTTGTGCAAAAGCTTGATATCCCAGCCAGATTTCACAAAGCCATCGGCAAGGTAGTCTAGCAATTGTGGGTGAGTCGGAATATTTCCTTGATTTCCAAAATCGTCGTGCGATTTAACCAAACCTTCACCGAAATGCATCGCCCAAATTCTATTTACGAACACACGAGCTGTGAGTGGGTTCTTTGAATCAAATAACCATTCTGTTAAGCCCAATCTATTTTGGGGAAGATCTTCCGAAAATGGCAATACTGCAGCTACCGTATTTGGCTTTACTTCATCAGTAGGAGCGTCGTAGACTCCCCTGTCAAGGACAAATGTTTTTCTGGGTGTAGGCAAATCTCCCATCACCATAATCTCAGGAATAGCATCTACAACAACATTTAAGCTATCTCTCCATTTTTGAAGCTCCTTTATGGTAGGGCTTTCTCTCTTTGCTTCTAAATTTAAATGCTGAGCTAAGAGTTTACTTTTTCCAACAATTGCTTTCATACTTTCCTTTGGATCATAAAGGTGTAAAACCTCCAAGGCAGAAAGCTCTTTATTGAATAGTCGAAATTCGTCTAAGCCCCCATTTTTAAAAGTTACAATTCTTCCTACAACTCCAAACTGCAAGCCAGAGAAACCATAAGTGTGAATATCTGGTCGAAACAAGATACTTTTATAAACCTCGTTTGCATTTACAGTTACTTCTTGAGGTTTACCATTCAAGTAAAGGTGAACACCACTGGCTTTTCCTGAGCCATCATAAGTAAGCACCACATCCGTCCATTTTTTGATTGCGACAGTATTTTTGGCTACAATTTCTATGGCATTTTGAGGATAAGAATGTGCCAATACAAATCGAAGTTTGTTTTTGGTCAAAAACATAGAATACCCCTTCAGCCCGTTGCGGTCATCTTCGGCATGTGAAAATATATTTACATCTTCGTAAAGGGTGTCTGGAAAAATCGAAACCCCAATAGAAAAAGACTCCGTATGCTCTTTCCAAGCAACTTTAGGAGGCAACTTGGCATTCGTAAACTCATTGAGAAATAAGGCATTTCCTACTTTCCCTTTCTTAATGTTTGGCTCTTTTACAGTAAGGGGCTTTTGCTTACCCGTTCCTTCGTTTGAAGTAAAAACTTTGTCTTTTTTAAGCTGGATTTTTTCAAAAGGATAATACGCCTCAAGGCTGCTATTTATCCCCTTACTTAGTTCAGCAGTGGTGAAGGCTGGTATTGACTCAGTATGTTTAACTGCCCTTAAACTATTCTCCGTTTTAGAAACTTTGGTTTTGAGAAAAGTAATTAGTTTGTCTTGTTCATCAGTAGAAAGTAGAAGAGCGGGGCCTGGGGTTTGGTCAGGTCCATAAACCGCATGCCCCCATTCATTGGTACTATTGAAAAAAGCGAACATGCTATAATAGTCCTTTTGAGAAATGGGATCATACTTATGATCATGACACCGAGCACACTCCAGTGTAAGTCCCATGAAAGCTTTTCCTAAGGTAAGCGTCCGATCGGCTACATATTCGGTGCGAAATTCTTCATAAATGATACCTGCCTCGGAGTTTTTTCTATGCAAGCGATTAAATGCCGTTGCTAGAATACTTTCCTTTGATTTGTTCTCTACTAAATCTCCCGCCAACTGCCATGTGACAAATTGTTGGTAGCTCATGTTTTTATTAAATGCATTGATCACCCAATCTCTCCATGGGCTAAAATCCCTGTGTTTGTCGTCTAAGTAGCCATCACTGTCGGTATAACGCGAAACGTCCATCCAGTCAGAAGCCATTCGCTCACCATATGCGGAAGAAGCCAAGTAGCGATCAACCATTTTCTCAAAAGCATCAGAAGATTTGTCTTTAACGAAGAAATCTATCTCTGCCAATGTTGGCGGCAAGCCAGTAAGGTCAAAACTAACCCTTCGAATTAGTGTTTCTTTGCTTGCTTTAGGGGAGGTTTGAATTCCTTTTTGCTCAAGTTTATCTAGAACAAAATTGTCAATTCCGTTTTGAACCCATTCCTCGTTTTCCACATCAGGAATATCGGCTTCTTCTACAGGAATAAAGGCCCAGTGCTTTTCATATTTAGCTCCATCATTTATCCATTTTATGAGCGTGGCCTTTTCTTTTGCTGTGAGTACCAAGTGCGACTCTGGCGTGGGCATCACAAGGTCTGGGTCTTGTGAAAGGATTCTTTCTACTGCAGTGCTTTTGGATAAACTCCCAGGAACAATGGCATAATAGTCTTCATCTTCGCCGAGTGCTTTGAATGCCGCCTCTTCAATATCCAACCTAAGACCACTTTCTCTTTTTTTCTCATCGGGGCCATGGCAAGCAAAACACTTATCGGAAAGAATGGGTTTTACGTCAAAATTGAAACTGAGATCGTCGGGTAACTTTTCATAGGCTTCTTCAACTTCCTTAGGCAAGGGAGTGCTACACGAAGAAAGCAAAATGGAAGCGAAAATTATTATTACGAACTTTGAATACATCATGGAATAAAATAGGACTAAAATTACGATTAAAAACCATCATAGAAAACTACTATAATACCTAGATGTAATGCTGTTTTTACCCCGCAATTCTAATCCCAAAGCTTAGTCCAGTGTTTTATTCCATGTGAAAAACCTCTTCCAACTCAATAGAAACTGGCGAGTTATCTGGATTAACTTCCATAAGGTCAGCCATGTAGTCCCACCATTTTTGAACAATAGGATTACTTGCCAAATCCTGAGAACCCGCCTCCCCGCTCACCTTTTGAGATGCATAGAGTGTATTGGTCTCTTCATCCAAAAATATAGAATAGTCATGTACTCCTGTAGAGCGAAGTAGCTCTTTGAGTTCAGGCCAAATCTCATTATGCCTTTTGATATATTCTTGCTTAAACCCTGGCTTAAGCTTCATTTTGAAAGCGAGACGTTTCATTTTTTTAAACTTTTAAATACAATCAAAAAGTATTGACAATTACCTCTATACTGTGCTTGCCAGAACTTAACCTTAGGTTTTCAAAACCAGCATTCACTTTGGCTCCATTATGGCGAATTGTTTGTGCTGCATCAGCTTTGATTTCAAATTCTGCAACCATATTCGCCGGAATCTCAATTTCGTATACTTGGCGTCTTGCATTGTAAAACTTATAGGATCCCTTAATTTTCCCTCTTAGCGTTGGTACTACTATGCTACTATTTTTTAGTGTAGACATCTGAGGCTTAATTTTCGCTACTTCATAACCTGCTGTTTTGGGTTGAATTCCCCAAAGCATTCTTGGAATGGCATTAGCAGGAACAGCTCCCCACGCATGATTCCAGTCTGAATTAGGCTTGTATTTCATATCCCAAGCTTCCAGGGTAATAGTAGAACCAATACGTATCATATTGTACCAGCTTCGTTCGCCTTGCGAAGTCAGTAATTCCAAAGCATAGTCAGCTTCTTCTGCATTGTATAATGCTTCCATCAAATATTGAGAGCCATAAACACTACATGCCATTCCTCTCGACTTAATAAACTCAACTACCGATTTTTTTCTAGCCTCGGGCACAATGTCAAATGCTAAAACCATCATGTTGGAATGTAGAGCAGAGTGATCTGTTCCTAGTCCGTCTACATATGCTCCAGTTTTAGAATCAAAAAGCTTTTCGTTTATGTTCTTTCTCCCTTCTGCGGCTAAGAATTGAAATTCTAATGCATCTTCCGTTTTATTAAGTATCGTAGCAAACTCAGCCATGATATCCATGTTTTTAACGTAGAGTGCATTGATAACCGTACTTACTGGCATAAATACAAAACCGTCCCTTTCTCCTTCTTCTGTTGCAAGTTTCCAGCCTGTGTCTTTTTGTGCAGGTGGCCAATCCACTATGTCCTTAAGCTTAATTTTTGGGTCTTTAAAACCTAATTTTTTCATAAACTCAGGAGTCGAGAGAGTCGAACTTACAAAGCCATCTGGCCTACGTAGCTCCATTAGTGTTTTATGCTTTAA
This portion of the Spirosomataceae bacterium TFI 002 genome encodes:
- a CDS encoding Tat (twin-arginine translocation) pathway signal sequence — protein: MEELKRKLNLMESRRGFLKTASLGFGSLALGSLLHSSSSAADAKKLAKASDGILNSGHFPAKAKRVIYLFQSGGPSQLESYDYKPELAKWHGQEIPDSIKKTQRNSGMVAGQSSFPLVKSIYDFNQYGQNGTWVSELFPHTGAIVDDLCIVNSMYTDAINHEPAVMLMQTGSQQSGRPSIGSWLSYGLGSDNENLPGFVVMISKGGGAQPLSSAAWGNGFLPSHHQGVQFRAGNEPVLYLQNPYGIHKEDRREQLDFIKSMNEHQFDIWGDPEIHSKISQYEMAYKMQSSVPDAVSTKDEPDYIYKMYGEDARIPGTYAANCLQARRLAEKDVKFIQLYHMGWDHHGGLPGGMKNQAKQTDQANAALIQDLKQRGLLEDTLVVWGGEFGRTSFSQGRLTPTDYGRDHHPGAFTMWMAGAGVKSGLVYGKTDDFSYNVAEKGVHVHDFQATLMHLLGVDHVQLTFKHQGRRFRLTDVHGHVVRDLLA
- a CDS encoding Concanavalin A-like lectin/glucanases superfamily protein; this translates as MMYSKFVIIIFASILLSSCSTPLPKEVEEAYEKLPDDLSFNFDVKPILSDKCFACHGPDEKKRESGLRLDIEEAAFKALGEDEDYYAIVPGSLSKSTAVERILSQDPDLVMPTPESHLVLTAKEKATLIKWINDGAKYEKHWAFIPVEEADIPDVENEEWVQNGIDNFVLDKLEQKGIQTSPKASKETLIRRVSFDLTGLPPTLAEIDFFVKDKSSDAFEKMVDRYLASSAYGERMASDWMDVSRYTDSDGYLDDKHRDFSPWRDWVINAFNKNMSYQQFVTWQLAGDLVENKSKESILATAFNRLHRKNSEAGIIYEEFRTEYVADRTLTLGKAFMGLTLECARCHDHKYDPISQKDYYSMFAFFNSTNEWGHAVYGPDQTPGPALLLSTDEQDKLITFLKTKVSKTENSLRAVKHTESIPAFTTAELSKGINSSLEAYYPFEKIQLKKDKVFTSNEGTGKQKPLTVKEPNIKKGKVGNALFLNEFTNAKLPPKVAWKEHTESFSIGVSIFPDTLYEDVNIFSHAEDDRNGLKGYSMFLTKNKLRFVLAHSYPQNAIEIVAKNTVAIKKWTDVVLTYDGSGKASGVHLYLNGKPQEVTVNANEVYKSILFRPDIHTYGFSGLQFGVVGRIVTFKNGGLDEFRLFNKELSALEVLHLYDPKESMKAIVGKSKLLAQHLNLEAKRESPTIKELQKWRDSLNVVVDAIPEIMVMGDLPTPRKTFVLDRGVYDAPTDEVKPNTVAAVLPFSEDLPQNRLGLTEWLFDSKNPLTARVFVNRIWAMHFGEGLVKSHDDFGNQGNIPTHPQLLDYLADGFVKSGWDIKLLHKTILSSATFQQNSKVRKELIDIDPQNELLARGPSFRFSAEMIRDNALSISGLLVNKNGGESVFPYQPAGLWDEISNKPWRYKYLQEPGEGLYRRSLYTVWKRTSPPPSMMIFDASDRTVCTVKRRNTSTPLQALVLLNDPQIIEASRVLAEKLLTIENKKEKFLIRAFRETTGRQPDAKEISLLTTFYDQQEKKYMTKKKDAIDYLSTGELKINESLDPAKTAALALTINGLLNTSEGYSRN
- a CDS encoding L-rhamnose mutarotase, whose translation is MKRLAFKMKLKPGFKQEYIKRHNEIWPELKELLRSTGVHDYSIFLDEETNTLYASQKVSGEAGSQDLASNPIVQKWWDYMADLMEVNPDNSPVSIELEEVFHME